The DNA window tcatCCATTCGCCTCTCCTAAACAATGCCCCAACACTAAACATATATTCCTTTATCAATACATATCAATGCTTCCTTATCTCAGATTTCCTAAAGTATTCTTAGTCCTCTTTAATCACCTATCATTAACATAAGATAATATAGCTTAATTAAGACTAAGAAAAGAATGAAATTTATATACCTTGTTAGTGCTTCTTTGTCCTAAGCCAAACCAAATCTAGATTTTCTCTTCACTCCCACTCCCACACTCCCGTAAAAGGTTTTTAGAAAGTCATAAAGAAGTAATGCCAAGTGTCACACATGCCCCTAGGCCCATTTAATACATAGTGGACCACAcactttttataaaataacatatattattttatatctccatttttttttattattattattacagtTTATTAACAGCCTATTTTCTTGGAAGCATCTGCTAACTAAGTAGTTTTATTTCATGCAGTCCCGTGTCTCCAATAACTAATATTGTGCCACTTAGTATGGTACTTTTTGCCTCCCTTCTTAAGGAGGCTTGGGAAGACTGGGTGAGTATGCTTCTTAATTCATCTTTAGCTTTCAGTTTACATGAGCTTTCAGTTTGCATATCTTGTTTTTTGTGGAAAATTTGTTATGCAAGCATTTACAATActaaaatctattttattttattattgtgttGCAgaaacgtttacaaaatgacAAGATTATAAATAACACTTCTGTAGAGGTGTTGAATGGCCGAAAATGGCAGAATACTGCTTGGAAAAATCTTCAGGTTGGAGACATTGTGAAAGTAAGTATTTGTAGAATGAGgttatcaatattttaattcttcCAGTGTTCTCTATTTGTTGTTATTCTAACTTCCCccaaaacattattaatataaatttcacTAGGCTCTACCAATGACTgtgcttcattttttttattgtatttacaTGAAATCGATGATTGTGTCTGCAGACTAAGGCGGATGGCTTCTTTCCTGCAGACCTGCTTTTCCTTGCTAGTACCAATGCTGATGGTGTATGCTATATAGAGGTTTGCATTCTTTTCACTCCAAATCAATATAGAGGTGTCAAGATAATTTGGGAACTTCATTCTACCATTCTGCTTCTTTTGCTTTTCCATTTGCTAATTTTTCCTCTTTTGGCAGACTGCAAATTTGGATGgtgaaacaaatttaaaaattagaaaggCTTTGGAGAAGACTTGGGATTTTGTAACTCCTGAGAAAGCCTCTGAATTCAAAGGTTTTTCTTTAGTTAGCTCGTGTCATTGGAattgatgatattttaaaaatacctTCTGTGGGGTGCTTTGCTCGAGAGGCTGAATAACAAAGTTGTTTTGGAAATTATTTTGGAGCTTATTGTATTGCTTAATTGCTTCTTTTCATGTAGTGCAGTGCTTTCATAATTGTAAGCTGTCAGCTGGTCTTAGTTATGCTAATTTTTACTTATAATACTCTCCGTGGTGCTatgacttttcatatttttttgaattgcATGCATCTTCTTACACCAGGCACTTTAACTGATCTTATTGAAGTTAAATGATCATAGTATTTTACACGTTACTCAGGGTGCATTTTCTAaagacaaacaaacaaacaaacaaagggTTGACTTTATCTTCTAGGCTAAAGTCATTCTGTGCCTAATACCTTTGACAATTGATTGAAGTAACTATGTaagttttgattatttgaatgataACATGCTGTAAAATGGTAGAATAGGTGCTGACCTAGATTGACCCAAATGGCAAGATGGTATAAGCATacaaaatttacatatttttctcGAAAAAAAGAAAAGGTTCAGTTTTGTGAATAAAACACTTGTGATACATATTATGTTGTAACACTAATagaattgttttcattttttcagTCATTTTCAGATGTCATTAGGATCTTTCATGCTTGGCTGATTATTTGCTCAAATCAATTTCAGGTGAAATACAATGTGAACAACCAAACAACTCACTGTACACTTTTACTGGCAATCTGATAGTCGACAAGCAAACTTTACCACTTTCTCCGAACCAAATTCTACTACGAGTATGACTGCATTTGGATTCCTTCTGACAACTAGTTATGTTTTTATTCTAGTTTTTCTCATTTTACCTTGTGGCTCATGGATGGTATTGCAATGAATAATGTCATCTATAAGTGGCTTGtagttttcaaaagaaatattcCTTAAATCATGTTATGCTTTAtggcattttttttttctcatttagaTTTCACCTTCAATGGGGAATCCGATGTATGTATTCAAACGTTGGGTCTGCTGTTTCAGGGATGCAGCCTCAGGAATACTGAATACATTGTTGGTGCTGTTGTTTTTACTGGACATGAAACAAAGGTGCTACATTATGTAAATGGTTAAATTTTTAGACATTTCTGAAAAAAATTGGGGGTTGTCTTGGTTTGGATGAAATTATCATGTTCGGATAACTACCTATGCATGAAATTGAGAGTTTCCACCAAAATTTgctttacaatttttttttcgaaGTTTTCTTTTATCACTCTAACTAGTGTCTTGGTCAGCTTGACTAATTAGCTGGTTGTGTTTGGTTTGAAGGTTATGATGAATTCCATGAATGTTCCTTCCAAAAGAAGTACAATGGAGAGAAAACTTGACAAACTTATACTGGCCCTATTCTGTGTTTTGTTCAGCATGTGCCTTGTTGGAGCTATAGGCAGGTAAAGGATATCTAGTTTGTTCACCGCTCAGTTTGTTgcatatttgtatgtttgatggTGTTCGTTATGCTTCATGACCTTATGCAGTGGTATATTTCTGGACGAGAAGTTCTACTATTTTGGGCTTTGGGATCCAGATATACGTCCAGAATTTGACCCTAACAATAGATTGGTGGTAATAATTGCTTACTCCTAAAAAGGATACATACTCTTGTATTTAATTTTCTTGAAatgttaaagtttgtattaatgTTGTGAACTTGACTTCTAACCATACAAACAATGTCTATACTTAGTCTTGAACACATGATCTGAAATCAACCACCAAAGCAAATTGATGAGAATAATCTTGtgttataatattgttttttgcCTGGACAGGTTGCTTTGCTGAATATTCTTACCCTTATCACATTGTACTCACCTATCATCCCAATTTCCCTTTATGTCTCAATTGAGGTAATTATTAATCTGTTTTCTTGTATTTCTTATTTACAGGTAGATTTGACATTATAGGGACTtgcttcttttctttttcacaGGGAATAAAATTCTTTCAGTCCactaaatacataaataatgaTCTGCATATGTATCATGTTGACTCAAACACCCCTGCATTGGCACGGACATCCAACTTGAATGAGGAACTTGGTCAAGTAAAgttatattcttcttcttttgattCAGTTCTCTAATATtgttcttaaaaataattttactctTTGCATATTTTCCCAGGTGGAATATATTTTCTCTGATAAAACTGGAACATTAACAAGAAATTTGATGGAGTTCTTTAAGTGTTCAATTGCTGGTGAGGTGTATGGAACTGGTATGACTGAAATTGAGATGGGTGTAGCTCAGCGCAGTGGTTTCAAACTTAAGCAGGTGTTTTAAATTACATGATTTGATGCATCACTACAAACACTGTTGAacctattaatttatttggCAGGGTAATAAATCAACAACTGCAAAACGTGAGAAGGGTTTCAACTTTGATGATGATAGACTTATGCGGGGTTCTTGGAGGAATGAGCCTAATCCTGATATGTGCAAGGTAAAACAGTTTGACTAGTTGTCATAGATCTTTTACTGCATATCTTGTCAATTGATCAATATTTTCCAATTGTTTTATGGAAAATGAGTGgccataattttgtttttgttaattattatctGCTTATTCTTATGGGAAATATCAAAGTGGTATACGAATTTATTAGCTTGGTTTGGTTAGATTCATTAGGATTAAGTAAATCTATATTTGGTGATAGTATTTCTTAtcaatgatattatttttttgggaaataaaggagaactagcatgacaccccacagtcATGGCCCCCCGCTTATTATCAATGATATTATGTGTGTTTCTTCATGATATAAAAGTTATAATCTCGAGTTTTTTTGTTACATTTGCTAGTGGCAATCATCTTCCTCCTCAAGTATGTTTTCCTTTTCAACTAGTTTCTACCTCAGCTATACAGAGTCACGTGTAAATTTTGTTGTTAAATACTATTATTTGTTATAACACTATTCTTTTATATCATTTGTAATGTTTTAACACTATTCTTTTATATCATTTGTAATGTTTGAACGCATCTTgcgttctttttaataaaagttgacatctttcaaaaaaaaaataatttattcttttataccATTTGAATTATGCTGAAATCTTAAGAGTGTAATATATATCTAAGTAATTAAGTTTCAATTCGTTTTAAGAAAGCTCTTACATTTGCCATACTTGTTTTCCGATGTGTAATTCATAATCATTTATATTTCTACCTTTCCCATTCACtccaaaaattaactaataaatgttgattagatgtaaaataaaaaaccaaaataattgaCCAGCCACCATCCCCAGAAATTGATATTAGTTCTTTCCTAGACTTCTTGTAACTTTTTTCTAACTTAAAATGTGGGGCTCTGAacccttgataatttccttctctttcttttcttaattaaaGGAATTTTTTAGATGCCTCGCCATATGTCATACTGTGCTGCCTGAAGGTGAGGAATCACCTGAAAAAATTCATTATCAAGCTGCTTCTCCTGATGAAGCTGCCTTGGTTGCTGCTGCAAAGAACTTCGGTTTCTTCTTTTACAGGTCTGCGGTACTTATTAGTAATTTACTTACCTTCTAGACATTTACATATTGTTTATCTATCATATCATGtgaaacaaattattttctcaGGCGTACCCCTACTCTAATCTATGTTCGTGAATCACATGTTGATAAGATGGGAAATGTTGAGGATGTTCCCTATGAGATTCTAAATGTACTTGAGTTCAACAGGTTATTGTTTTCCTTTCACTtgtatgtttattattttttatgatactTCATTGCATTTACATTCCTCGTGTTATTACTTCAGCACAAGGAAAAGGCAATCTGTTGTTTGTCGTTACCGAGATGGAAGACTTGTGCTTTACTGCAAGGTACTAGTGccatcactttttttttttcattttatgcaATCGGTTGGCTGAAATAGACTGAAGAGTTTGTGGTCTGTCCCATGCAGGGAGCTGATACAGTAATCTATGAAAGGTTAGCAGCTGGAAACAATGAAATCAAGAAAACATCATTTCTGCATTTGGGGCAATTTGGAGCTGCTGGACTGCGTACACTTTGTCTGGCCTATAGAGACCTGAGTTCTGATATGTATGAAAGTTGGAACGAGAAATTTATTCATGCTAAATCTTCTCTTCGTGACCGTGAGAGGAAATTGGATGAGGTCATTTATGTTTTGACTCTTCTGGATGAAGTTCTTGGTTGTACAagttggtttttttttttgagttatcATATTAACTCAATACTCTGGGGGAAATGTTCTGCAGGTTTCAGAACTGATAGAGAAAGATCTCATTTTGATTGGATGCACCGCTATAGAAGACAAGCTTCAAGAAGGAGTACCCTCATGTATAGAGACTCTTGCAATGGCTGGAATCAAGATTTGGGTGCTGACAGGAGACAAACTGGAAACTGCAATAAACATAGCTTATGGCAAGTGATTGCTCAATAACTTGtttgccaaaaaaaaaaaaaaaacagttttttctcaaaacaaatattgttttttgGTTTATTGGGGTAAAATGACCAaaatgtttttagtttttaaaatattataaaaaaatatattaggagtgttttggtattttagttgttaatttgatgaaaaaaagagattaaaaaaacaCATCAAACAACTGCAATCCCCAAGTCTCAAAAGCCATCATTTAAGAGTTAAATGGAACCTGAACATgtacttttctttttattttctcctTATATATCTTTTTTCCCATGTCATTTGTTTTACAGCATGCAGATTGATCGACAATAATATGAAACAGTTTGTCATTAGTTCAGAAACTGATGATATAACAGAAGTTGAAAGCAGAGTAAGCAGATGTTTCtttgaataataatattgcATTTGGGTATACCAGGTTAATTTCAGAGTGGCTTTAATTGTGATCTATTATAGGGCGACCAAGTGGAGATTGCACGCCATATGAAAGATACTGTGAAACAACAGCTATTGGACTCGTACAATGAAGCAATGCATTCTCTTCAAACTTCTCCAGAAGTAAAATTAGCGTTTGTAATAGATGGAAAGTGTTTGATGTATGCTTTGGACCCTACTTTACGAGTAACTCTACTCAACTTGAGCTTGAACTGTAATTCAGTTGTCTGCTGCCGAGTGTCTCCTCTGCAGAAAGCACaggtttgtttttgttttcgtCGGTgtgaaagaaaacaaaaattataatccaTAACTTGTGTTTCTGTTTGAAGGTAACTAGTCTAATCAAGAAAGGTGCACGGAAAATAACACTTAGCATCGGTGATGGTGCCAATGATGTTAGTATGATTCAAGCTGCTCATGTTGGTGTCGGAATAAGCGGTCAAGAAGGAATGCAAGCAGTGATGGCTAGCGATTTTGCAATTGCTCAGTTCCGTTTTCTGACAGATTTGTTGCTTGTCCACGGACGATGGTCGTATATTAGAATATGCAAGGTCTTTCTTTcctcttttatttttcatagAAACTGCATTTTACCAGAAAATTCTGTGCTTCAAATATCTTTCTACTACAGGTGGTTACATATTTCTTCTACAAGAATCTGACTTTGACACTGATCCAATTTTGGTTCACCTTCCAAACTGGGTATTCTGGTCAGAGATTTTATGATGATTGGTCCCAGTCTTTATTCAATGTGATCTTTACATCAGTTCCAGTTCTAGTCCTCGGACTTTTCGACAAGGATGTGAGTGCATGTATTTCCAAGAGGTACCCTCAATTGTACAAGGAAGGAATAAGGAACACCTTCTTCAAATGGAGAGTCGTGATGGGGATGACTCTGTTTTCAATATACCAGTCGTTGgtgatatttaaatttgtatcgATATCGAGTTCGACCAGTGTGGATTCAAATGGAAAGATGTTTGGGTTGTGGGATGTGAGTACATTGGCCTTCAATTGTTTGCTTGTGACAGTCAACCTACGGCTTCTTCTGATGTGTAATACGATCACAAAGTGGCATCACATTAGTGTTGGAGGAAGCCTCCTTGCTTGGTATACATTTATCTTTATATACTCTGCATTGTATGTCGACAAGGTAAAATCTCTCTTTTTGATTTGTtggttttcaaattttcaaataatccattttcCCATGCATGTTTCTTCTGACTGAATCACATATTAATCAGGGTATTTACTCAGTAATGTTTGTCTTGATGAGCACTGGATACTTCTACGTAACCCTTGTTCTGGTTCCTGTTGCTGCTCTGCTCTCAGACTTCATTTATCTAGCgtaagatgatgatgatgatgatgacagAATGTGGTGGATTGTTTCTTGAAGTAAAATAtagatttgatttgattgattgattgatttgtgTAGGGTTCAAAGATGGTTCTTCCCTTACGATTACCAGATAGTTCAGGAAATGCACGTTGACGAGCCGGAGAGTAGTGGAGTGGGGCTGGTGGAGATCGGAAACCAGCTATCGCCGGAAGATGCTCGGAAGTTCGCGATGGCACAGCTTCCACGAGAAGGGTCTAAACATACGGGTTTTGCGTTTGATTCGCCGGGATACGAATCCTTCTTCGCATCGCAAGCTGGAGTCTTTGCACCTCTCAAAGCATGGGATGTTGCTAGGAGAGCCAGCATGAAAggaaagagaaagaaatgatgaaattcacttctttttttaatacatCTAATTTtacttgaatatatatatatatatatagttcattCTTTTAGACTAGGTATATTcccttttatttttgtaatcatatgatttattcttaaaaaaaatattttatttattttaattaattgaatcttgtaattaactaattaataaataaatcattttaaataacacaccaaatttttttcaagtattttgatttaagaataaaatcaactatatttatataaaaaatagataacagacagatttttttatgatactttaataataaactcaattaaatatataattaatatatttatttattattcttattttaaaaaagttttatgtttatttttttaaataatataaaattttaatatatcattaaaaaaattatttatataattttataaaaataattataaaaaacatgaATATATGATAcaccatttattttttttcaaaatatatttcattgtcattcatatatatcataTGTCTCGGTTTGGTTGTagctataatattataatattgtatttataatctgtataaattatgagtaatgatagagagcAGAAAATATATTGACATGAAAGTATAAGGAATGATGTGTCATCCCTTATTGAATTGAAAATCTAATAGGAGAGAgagtttttagatttttaatccATCAAGGGATGACACATTTCCCTACACTTTCTTGTCAATATATTTCCCGttctctatcattactcataaatTATACCCCAAAGTCAGTGTATAATATTGTAATTGATAATATTaggtgttaatttttttttctttatttaatcttaCATATACAAAAAGactaataatagagaattatttGGTGTCATGAATGGTGTCGAAAATGATATGTGAACACGTGATTCAacttaaatctaataaaatagataaatactATTTTTCCAAGTCCAATCACATGTTACCACATCATTCCCGACACTATTTATGATACCAAATTCCCGTTCTTTATCATTActctaaaaaaaatctctaGCATACTTTCCATTTTTCATCTtctattttatctctcttcattcttatcaatttcttcttctttaaccTAAGTTGAAAGTCCAGTATGAAGATTAGAAAGTTAATCTCATGATCAACCGGAGGAGCTTATCCTTGCTTTTGCAGAAGAAGATACTAGGGATAGCAGTTTATCCTTGTTTATACTCAGTTTGATGGACTCTTGTATCTTGACAAAGAGGAGCTCGCCACAACCGAGCAAAGAAGACCTTACAACCCATAGGTCTATTATCAAGATAATTCAAGAATTTCATAAAGATTGCATTCTTgctgaaaataaaattttgtaatctgATTCGCTCTTAAAGCTCATTTAGACTCCAATCTTTGTTGTTGGACGATGTTGTAATGGTGATAATAATCTTCTAGAAGACAAGTGATTGTTGTCTTGTgccttaaattattaattacagaCACATTGAAATTTGAATAACCACgacaaaattatgtttttttggcAGTATGTTTTTGAACTCATAGCTAATATTGTTCAGTCAACTTTAATGCATGTCCATTGATGGAATATGGTGTTTTTGAGCTACTAAAAATATGTCATCAACAGCTTCCATACAAGAAAGATCTAAATGATGAGCTTCTCAAGTCACTACAAGTTGAATTGAAGCTCTATGCTCGGGTAGCAATGCGTATTATGAACAAATAACCCATGATGTTTTGCAACTAGGGAAAACAAATGCAACTCAGGTCAAATATAACGTATATTGGTGAATGATAACTTCCATTGTCTCTATCAGTGCATGGTAATGTGGATCGGGTTATTAAATCTTTAGTTCTGATGGGAGGCTTAGTTTTCTATCTAGCAAAATAGTACGGTgcttctgatgatgaagatggtTTAAGAATAGGGGAGATGTGGCTGATGTTGTTGCAGGGGTGAGGAAAATATATGTTTGGACCAAAGAGAACAAGTTAGAAaccatattatattaattttgcaAATGAGCTTGATTGGAGAATATGTGATTCCTCTCTCTAAGGAGGTATGGTGGATGTGTTTTATCcgattatatttaaattgtagAAAGATTTGTTAGAAATTGTGGAAGAACAACAGTCTTCGAAGGATTACATGGACATGAAAACGCTCTTTCATTGTCAGTGAAGTTAATCTCCAAAGTGTTACTAATCTCCAAAGTGTTACTGTAGTTCTTGGTGGATTTGTGGTAGCTTAAGTCTTTTGCAAATCTGTGAATAGGGGTTCTTAACCGAATGAAAAGATGGATGAAAATTAAATTGAGAGAAAAGTAGATAGGAGAGAAGTTGCTTGAATTGTTTTAAGGGAGAAGTTGCATGAATTGGTTAAGAATGTTCTGAAGAACattcttatgaaaatgaaatatagTGGAATACTTGCATGTTGAAAGAAGAATACAGAAAGATCCTTGTATTATTGTGTAAAAGATCATGTCATTGTATTTACACATAAGAGATTATTAATAGGCAATTAAAATTTAGCCGTTAAGACATAAGCCTTTGAGCTTTCTAACTGTTGAGCTTATCTATGAGCTTACAacgactaataaatataaactaatatatatattacatattttaacaCTCCCCTCAATTCAGGAGTAAAGAGATTGATTACTCCTAACTTGCCGATGATGCTATCAAAGTTCCTTTTATCTAGAGCTTTCGTGAAAATATCAGCAAGTTGATTTTTGCTAGATACAAATGGGGTTTTAATCTCACCAGATTGAACCTTCTCACGAACAAAGTGACAATCAACTTCAATGTGCTTTGTGCGCTCATGGAATACTGAATTTGATGCAATATATCTAGCAACATTGTTGTCGCAATACATTTTTATGGTTTTGAGCTCAACTCCCAAGtctttaagaatatatttaatctaCATGAGTTCTCCGGTAGTGGCTGCCATAGCACGATATTCAGCTTCGACGCTTGAACGGGCGACAGTATTTTGCTTCTTACTTCTTCACGTCACTAGATTTCCTCCAACGAATGTACACAAGCTGGTAGTTGACTTTCTATCAAAGCTGCCTACCCAATCAGCATCAATATAGCCAATGATGTCCATGCAATTGTTTCTTTTCATCCATATGTCTACTCCAGGAGTAGTTTTAAGATAATGTAGAATCCTATAAATAGCAGAAAGGTGTGAAGTTCTTGGAGCATGCATGAATTGACTTACATTACTAACTACAAAGGTTATATTAGGACGAGTAACTGTTAGGTAGATAAGTTTACCTACAAGTCTTTGATACATACCAATGTCATGAAGAGGTGTACCTTCTTCAATGTTTAATTTAACAGTTGTTTCAATGGGAGTCTTTACGGGTTTTGCAGCGAGCTTACCAGTTTTTTTAATAAGTCCAAGACATATTTTCTTTGAGAAAGAAACAAACCTTCCTAGAATGAGCAATTTCTATCCCAAGGAAATACTTGAGAGTGCCAAGGTCTTTAATGTCAAATTGCTCCTGCAGATACTTTTTAACCTTAAGGATGTCACTTGAGCTATTACTTGTTactataatatcatccacatatacaAGTACAATAGTAGTAGTGTCGCcaatagttttaataaaaagagtAGAATCGGCAGAACTTTTTCGAAAGTTGTGATGAATAAGGGCGCTACTAAGTTTAGCATACCATGCCCTTGGAGATTGTTTGAGTCCGTAAATAGCTTTATTCAACCTACAAACAGATTTTGAGTTAAGATTTTCCTCATAGCCTTGTGGGATAGACATATATACTTCTTCTTGCAGATCGCTTTGAAGAAAAGcattttttacatccatttgatgtaAATCCCAATTTTGATTCGCAGCAATAGATAATAATATCCTTACAGTGCTCATTTTTGCTACGGGTGCAAAGGTTTCCTCATAGTCTAATCCATAAGTTTGGGTGTATCCTTTGGCAACAAGTCGGGTTTTGTATCTTCCAATTTTTCCTAAACTATCATACTTAATTTTGtatatccatttacaaccaaccaCTTTCTTACCTTTAGGAAGAGGGACAAGTGtccatgtattattttttttctagagCCTCTAATTCGTTATTCATGGCAACACACCAATTAGGGTTGGACTTAGCTTCTTGAAATGTTTTCGGCTCTATTTGATCAAGAGATGTGATAAAAAGCATTATATTCATTAGAGACATTTTCATAagataagtattttttaataggATACTTTACCGAATAAAGATGATAATCTTTAAGCTTTTTCGATGGTTGAACAATCCTTGTGGACCTTCGAACAATATCATCCCTTGTAGTTGTTTCTGAAATATCTTCGGAGATAGATCCATTGTTATATTCTCCCCCTGAAGGTGTACATAGTGTCTCAGGAATAGTGtctgaatttttattttcagtttcATTGTCATTATTTGTGACTGAATCATTGTAACTTTCTTCTTGTGGGATATCACATGGTGTCCCCTTTTCTGATTCTTTATCTGGAGCAGTATTTGAATCCCTATCAGAAGGAATATTCCTGCAAGAACAATTCATATCCAGGGGCAATACATGATCTTGCCAATCAAACTCATTGAGATCATCACTATTATCCTCCTTATTTTTGTAGTAAAATTAATCTTCATTAAAGATGACATTACgagaaatatagagttttttaGAAATAGAATCATAACATTTATATCCCTTTTGGGTAGTAGAATAACcaagaaaaatagttttaacTGATTGAGGACTTAATTTATCAGTATAGTTTATATGCACATAACATA is part of the Impatiens glandulifera chromosome 1, dImpGla2.1, whole genome shotgun sequence genome and encodes:
- the LOC124921976 gene encoding phospholipid-transporting ATPase 3-like isoform X1; this encodes MKAWEAITGSRSNSGGRERGSVVRPLVDRHPSRTITLGRVQPQAPGHRTIYCNDREANAIVRFKGNSISTTKYNILTFLPKGLFEQFRRVANLYFLTISILSFTPVSPVSPITNIVPLSMVLFASLLKEAWEDWKRLQNDKIINNTSVEVLNGRKWQNTAWKNLQVGDIVKTKADGFFPADLLFLASTNADGVCYIETANLDGETNLKIRKALEKTWDFVTPEKASEFKGEIQCEQPNNSLYTFTGNLIVDKQTLPLSPNQILLRGCSLRNTEYIVGAVVFTGHETKVMMNSMNVPSKRSTMERKLDKLILALFCVLFSMCLVGAIGSGIFLDEKFYYFGLWDPDIRPEFDPNNRLVVALLNILTLITLYSPIIPISLYVSIEGIKFFQSTKYINNDLHMYHVDSNTPALARTSNLNEELGQVEYIFSDKTGTLTRNLMEFFKCSIAGEVYGTGMTEIEMGVAQRSGFKLKQGNKSTTAKREKGFNFDDDRLMRGSWRNEPNPDMCKEFFRCLAICHTVLPEGEESPEKIHYQAASPDEAALVAAAKNFGFFFYRRTPTLIYVRESHVDKMGNVEDVPYEILNVLEFNSTRKRQSVVCRYRDGRLVLYCKGADTVIYERLAAGNNEIKKTSFLHLGQFGAAGLRTLCLAYRDLSSDMYESWNEKFIHAKSSLRDRERKLDEVSELIEKDLILIGCTAIEDKLQEGVPSCIETLAMAGIKIWVLTGDKLETAINIAYACRLIDNNMKQFVISSETDDITEVESRGDQVEIARHMKDTVKQQLLDSYNEAMHSLQTSPEVKLAFVIDGKCLMYALDPTLRVTLLNLSLNCNSVVCCRVSPLQKAQVTSLIKKGARKITLSIGDGANDVSMIQAAHVGVGISGQEGMQAVMASDFAIAQFRFLTDLLLVHGRWSYIRICKVVTYFFYKNLTLTLIQFWFTFQTGYSGQRFYDDWSQSLFNVIFTSVPVLVLGLFDKDVSACISKRYPQLYKEGIRNTFFKWRVVMGMTLFSIYQSLVIFKFVSISSSTSVDSNGKMFGLWDVSTLAFNCLLVTVNLRLLLMCNTITKWHHISVGGSLLAWYTFIFIYSALYVDKGIYSVMFVLMSTGYFYVTLVLVPVAALLSDFIYLAVQRWFFPYDYQIVQEMHVDEPESSGVGLVEIGNQLSPEDARKFAMAQLPREGSKHTGFAFDSPGYESFFASQAGVFAPLKAWDVARRASMKGKRKK
- the LOC124921976 gene encoding phospholipid-transporting ATPase 3-like isoform X2, which produces MVLFASLLKEAWEDWKRLQNDKIINNTSVEVLNGRKWQNTAWKNLQVGDIVKTKADGFFPADLLFLASTNADGVCYIETANLDGETNLKIRKALEKTWDFVTPEKASEFKGEIQCEQPNNSLYTFTGNLIVDKQTLPLSPNQILLRGCSLRNTEYIVGAVVFTGHETKVMMNSMNVPSKRSTMERKLDKLILALFCVLFSMCLVGAIGSGIFLDEKFYYFGLWDPDIRPEFDPNNRLVVALLNILTLITLYSPIIPISLYVSIEGIKFFQSTKYINNDLHMYHVDSNTPALARTSNLNEELGQVEYIFSDKTGTLTRNLMEFFKCSIAGEVYGTGMTEIEMGVAQRSGFKLKQGNKSTTAKREKGFNFDDDRLMRGSWRNEPNPDMCKEFFRCLAICHTVLPEGEESPEKIHYQAASPDEAALVAAAKNFGFFFYRRTPTLIYVRESHVDKMGNVEDVPYEILNVLEFNSTRKRQSVVCRYRDGRLVLYCKGADTVIYERLAAGNNEIKKTSFLHLGQFGAAGLRTLCLAYRDLSSDMYESWNEKFIHAKSSLRDRERKLDEVSELIEKDLILIGCTAIEDKLQEGVPSCIETLAMAGIKIWVLTGDKLETAINIAYACRLIDNNMKQFVISSETDDITEVESRGDQVEIARHMKDTVKQQLLDSYNEAMHSLQTSPEVKLAFVIDGKCLMYALDPTLRVTLLNLSLNCNSVVCCRVSPLQKAQVTSLIKKGARKITLSIGDGANDVSMIQAAHVGVGISGQEGMQAVMASDFAIAQFRFLTDLLLVHGRWSYIRICKVVTYFFYKNLTLTLIQFWFTFQTGYSGQRFYDDWSQSLFNVIFTSVPVLVLGLFDKDVSACISKRYPQLYKEGIRNTFFKWRVVMGMTLFSIYQSLVIFKFVSISSSTSVDSNGKMFGLWDVSTLAFNCLLVTVNLRLLLMCNTITKWHHISVGGSLLAWYTFIFIYSALYVDKGIYSVMFVLMSTGYFYVTLVLVPVAALLSDFIYLAVQRWFFPYDYQIVQEMHVDEPESSGVGLVEIGNQLSPEDARKFAMAQLPREGSKHTGFAFDSPGYESFFASQAGVFAPLKAWDVARRASMKGKRKK